A stretch of the Polyangiaceae bacterium genome encodes the following:
- a CDS encoding SUMF1/EgtB/PvdO family nonheme iron enzyme: MALATVVGAMSGGCSTDAPARGQWVVEVDTNAPLVGQLAGEPHWSDVAVDTLRVDIDGVESEEFVLPDTPNWPVSFGVLPPSDGTRPTVRLRAFRAARATPEPGQSVSNPIRSLAIDRLLELPPIDAVTRVRVVLDLGCIGVLSQFGSAPATCLDAEHPSVSPAASGQIVDGPRQGTLAGTSPFLEVAPCQKAASPDRVCIPGGLSVVGDPALSGVGNATILASPAPPRALRFRPFWIDRTEVTVGRFKTIAGKVSELPDTPGGGLLKHCTWLGSSDASHDDWPLNCVSRAVAAEACALFGGKLPTEAQWEHAARGRGRGYRYPWGDAQPLCCRASMDRLQGNCASDAGPEPVGSHTGADCGGLGDVSDDGVLDLAGSLTEFVLGDLLPYDDACWPSGTLPLDPECNTGLVPGTRGGVWSSRLQSAALALRLIGQGGAVTDGFRCVYEDVP; encoded by the coding sequence GTGGCTCTGGCGACCGTCGTCGGAGCGATGAGCGGCGGTTGCTCGACCGACGCTCCGGCGCGCGGGCAGTGGGTCGTGGAGGTCGACACCAACGCGCCTCTGGTGGGTCAGCTCGCCGGCGAGCCGCACTGGTCGGACGTCGCCGTGGACACGCTGCGGGTGGACATCGACGGCGTCGAGTCCGAGGAGTTCGTGCTACCCGACACGCCGAACTGGCCGGTCAGCTTCGGCGTGCTTCCCCCGAGCGACGGCACGCGGCCGACCGTTCGCCTGCGCGCGTTCAGGGCGGCGCGGGCGACTCCAGAACCCGGCCAGTCCGTGTCGAATCCGATTCGGAGCTTGGCCATCGATCGGCTGCTGGAGTTGCCCCCGATCGACGCCGTGACCCGGGTGCGCGTCGTGCTCGACCTTGGGTGCATCGGAGTGCTCAGCCAGTTCGGCAGCGCGCCGGCGACCTGCTTGGATGCCGAGCACCCGAGCGTGAGCCCAGCCGCCAGCGGGCAGATCGTGGATGGACCGCGGCAGGGCACACTGGCTGGGACGTCTCCCTTTCTGGAGGTCGCCCCGTGCCAGAAGGCAGCGTCGCCCGACCGCGTGTGTATTCCTGGAGGGCTCAGCGTCGTCGGCGACCCAGCCCTGTCGGGCGTCGGCAACGCCACGATCCTGGCGTCCCCCGCGCCGCCGCGGGCCCTGCGCTTTCGTCCGTTCTGGATCGATCGAACCGAAGTCACGGTTGGACGCTTCAAGACCATCGCGGGGAAGGTCTCAGAGCTGCCAGATACTCCGGGTGGCGGCCTCTTGAAGCACTGCACCTGGCTCGGGTCGAGCGACGCCTCGCACGACGATTGGCCATTGAACTGCGTTTCCCGCGCGGTCGCCGCCGAGGCGTGCGCGCTCTTTGGGGGCAAGCTACCGACGGAAGCCCAGTGGGAGCACGCTGCGCGGGGTCGCGGGCGGGGGTACCGGTACCCTTGGGGTGACGCTCAGCCGCTGTGTTGCCGCGCCAGCATGGACCGCTTGCAGGGAAACTGCGCGTCCGACGCCGGACCCGAGCCCGTCGGCTCTCACACCGGTGCCGATTGTGGTGGGCTAGGTGACGTGAGCGACGACGGCGTGCTCGATCTCGCGGGCAGTCTCACCGAGTTCGTGTTGGGGGACTTGCTGCCCTACGACGACGCCTGCTGGCCTTCGGGCACGCTGCCCCTCGATCCCGAGTGCAACACGGGTCTCGTGCCCGGCACCCGCGGCGGGGTGTGGTCTTCCAGGCTACAGTCCGCAGCGCTTGCTTTGCGCCTGATCGGTCAGGGCGGCGCCGTCACCGACGGGTTCCGCTGCGTGTACGAGGACGTGCCGTGA
- a CDS encoding SDR family oxidoreductase, translating into MIASRSIFAPGLFAGQVAIVTGGGTGIGLEVAKELAYLGAKVAIGSRKQDNLDAGLAELRDAGAEAIGFPLDVRDAEACEAFVKNVLDAFGRVDVLVNNAGGQFPSPAQNLSARGFEAVIKNNLNGLFYMTLATANAAMIPKERGRIVNVIANIARGFPGMVHTGAARAGVENMTKTLAVEWARFGIRVNACAPGTIRSSGTRQYGEETLELARRATPLKRLGTVEEVSRVVVFLASDANDFVTGSTYYIDGGSSLWGDVWPIEDPKKS; encoded by the coding sequence GTGATCGCGAGCCGAAGCATCTTCGCGCCGGGCCTGTTCGCGGGCCAGGTCGCCATCGTCACCGGCGGCGGCACCGGCATCGGGCTCGAGGTCGCCAAGGAGCTCGCCTACCTGGGCGCCAAGGTCGCCATCGGCAGCCGCAAGCAGGACAACCTGGACGCGGGCCTCGCCGAGCTCCGCGACGCTGGGGCGGAGGCCATCGGCTTCCCCCTCGACGTGCGCGATGCGGAGGCCTGCGAGGCGTTCGTGAAGAACGTGCTCGACGCCTTCGGTCGAGTGGACGTCCTGGTCAACAACGCCGGCGGTCAGTTCCCGAGCCCGGCGCAGAATCTGAGCGCCCGCGGCTTCGAGGCCGTGATCAAGAACAACCTGAACGGCCTATTCTACATGACGCTGGCCACGGCGAACGCCGCGATGATTCCCAAGGAGCGCGGGCGCATCGTCAACGTCATCGCCAACATCGCCCGGGGCTTCCCCGGCATGGTGCACACCGGCGCCGCCCGGGCCGGCGTCGAGAACATGACCAAGACCCTGGCCGTGGAGTGGGCGCGCTTCGGCATCCGGGTGAATGCTTGCGCGCCGGGCACCATCCGCTCGAGCGGCACGCGCCAGTACGGGGAAGAGACCCTCGAGCTCGCGCGCCGCGCCACGCCGCTCAAGCGCCTCGGCACCGTCGAGGAGGTGAGCCGCGTGGTGGTGTTCCTGGCGAGCGACGCCAACGACTTCGTTACCGGCTCCACGTACTACATCGACGGCGGGAGCTCGCTCTGGGGCGACGTGTGGCCGATCGAGGACCCGAAGAAATCCTGA
- the uvrA gene encoding excinuclease ABC subunit UvrA, whose translation MELDHIQITGAREHNLQHVDVRIPKKKLVVLTGVSGSGKSSLAFDTLYAEGQRRYVESLSAYARQFLGRMEKPRFDSIRGLSPAVSIEQKTTNTNPRSTVGTITEISDYLRVLYARVGVQHCHRCGSTVQAQTPERIAKSLLARPKGTRIVLLAPLLTNRKGEHRELLEDARRSGYVRLRVDGEVVESEKLTHLEKRKKHDVEAVVDRVVVGPGLESRLTGSVEQALRVGEGTLIALLPDGDHTFSEKAACPKCGISFPELTPQAFSFNSPQGMCPDCNGLGTRVAIDPARIVPDESKSIDDGAVVPWGAGVSQKTGWSHGFIAQILKAIGIDCDKPWKKLTPKQRQMVLFGSGEAKYRVGWKSRSGKGTLDVSWEGVIPRMMRRFSSTQSDWSKRWYAQFMGDAVCPSCQGARVRAESAAVRVAGQSIVDVSAKTVADAARFFEALDLRGAAAEIAAEVLKEIRSRLGFLESVGLGYLSLDRAGPTLSGGESQRIRLASQVGSDLTGVIYILDEPSIGLHQRDNRRLLDTLERLRDIGNTVVVVEHDEDTIRAADHVIDFGPGAGVRGGKVVFSGTPKALEKSKASLTGAYLSGRARIEVPQARRKPTGTLTLRGASANNLKELDVEFPLGVLTCVTGVSGAGKSSLVTDILYPALAERLHGAEQKPGAFRALEGVEPIDKVIDIDQKPIGRTPRSNPATYIKVFDEIRGFFAELPEARMHGFEPGRFSFNVKGGRCEACEGDGVRQIEMHFLADVYVKCEECEGRRFNAATLAVRYKGKSIADVLELTVSEAIELFAAHPKVREPLKLLAEVGVDYLHLGQSSPTLSGGEAQRIKLARELSRRATGKTVYILDEPTTGLHFDDVKKLLGVLSRLVESGNTVIVIEHNLDVIKTADHVIDLGPEGGPGGGRLIAQGTPEQVAKVKGSATGRYLAKVLGGG comes from the coding sequence ATGGAGCTCGACCACATCCAGATCACTGGTGCGCGGGAGCACAACCTGCAGCACGTGGACGTCCGCATCCCCAAGAAGAAGCTGGTGGTGCTCACCGGCGTCTCGGGCTCAGGGAAGTCCAGCCTGGCCTTCGACACCTTGTACGCCGAAGGTCAGCGTCGCTACGTCGAGTCGCTCTCGGCCTACGCGCGGCAGTTCCTGGGCCGCATGGAGAAGCCGCGCTTCGACTCGATCCGCGGGCTGTCGCCGGCGGTCAGCATCGAGCAGAAGACGACCAACACGAACCCGCGCTCCACGGTCGGCACCATCACGGAGATCTCCGACTACTTGCGCGTGCTCTACGCCCGAGTCGGGGTGCAGCACTGCCACCGCTGCGGCTCCACGGTGCAGGCGCAGACCCCCGAGCGCATCGCCAAGTCCTTGCTCGCGCGGCCCAAGGGCACCCGCATCGTGCTGCTCGCGCCGCTGCTGACGAACCGCAAAGGCGAGCACCGCGAGCTGCTCGAGGACGCGCGCCGCTCGGGTTACGTACGCCTGCGCGTGGACGGCGAGGTCGTCGAGAGCGAGAAGCTGACGCACCTCGAGAAGCGCAAGAAACACGACGTCGAGGCGGTGGTGGACCGCGTGGTCGTGGGCCCCGGCCTGGAGAGCCGGCTCACCGGCTCGGTCGAGCAGGCACTCCGGGTCGGCGAAGGCACGCTTATCGCGCTCTTGCCCGACGGCGATCACACCTTTTCGGAGAAGGCCGCCTGCCCGAAGTGCGGCATCTCGTTCCCCGAGCTCACGCCGCAGGCCTTCAGCTTCAACAGCCCGCAAGGCATGTGCCCCGACTGCAACGGCCTCGGCACCCGGGTCGCCATCGATCCCGCGCGCATCGTCCCGGACGAGTCGAAGAGCATCGACGACGGCGCAGTGGTGCCCTGGGGCGCCGGCGTCTCGCAGAAGACCGGCTGGTCCCACGGCTTCATCGCGCAGATCTTGAAGGCCATCGGCATCGACTGCGACAAGCCGTGGAAGAAGCTCACGCCGAAACAGCGCCAGATGGTCCTCTTCGGCAGCGGAGAGGCCAAGTACCGCGTCGGCTGGAAGAGCCGCTCCGGCAAGGGCACACTGGACGTCAGCTGGGAGGGCGTGATCCCGCGCATGATGCGCCGCTTCTCCAGCACCCAGAGCGACTGGTCGAAGCGCTGGTACGCGCAGTTCATGGGCGACGCCGTGTGCCCCTCCTGCCAGGGCGCCCGCGTGCGCGCGGAGAGCGCCGCGGTGCGCGTGGCCGGGCAGAGCATCGTGGACGTCTCCGCCAAGACCGTCGCCGACGCGGCGCGCTTCTTCGAAGCGTTGGACCTGCGCGGCGCCGCCGCCGAGATCGCCGCCGAGGTGCTCAAGGAGATCCGGAGCCGCCTCGGGTTCCTCGAGTCGGTTGGGCTGGGCTACCTGTCCCTCGACCGCGCCGGCCCCACGCTGAGCGGCGGCGAGTCGCAGCGCATCCGACTGGCCAGCCAGGTCGGCAGCGACCTGACCGGCGTGATCTACATCCTGGACGAGCCCAGCATCGGCCTGCACCAGCGCGACAACCGCCGCCTGCTCGACACACTCGAACGGCTGCGCGACATCGGCAACACGGTGGTCGTGGTCGAGCACGACGAGGACACCATCCGCGCCGCCGACCACGTCATCGACTTCGGCCCCGGCGCCGGCGTGCGCGGCGGCAAGGTGGTGTTCTCCGGCACGCCGAAGGCGCTCGAGAAGAGCAAGGCGTCGCTGACCGGCGCGTACCTGTCCGGCCGCGCGCGCATCGAGGTCCCACAGGCACGCCGCAAACCGACCGGCACTCTCACGCTCCGCGGCGCGAGCGCCAACAACCTGAAAGAGCTCGACGTCGAGTTCCCGCTCGGCGTCCTCACCTGCGTCACCGGCGTGAGCGGCGCCGGCAAGAGCTCCTTGGTCACCGACATCCTCTACCCCGCCCTGGCCGAGCGCCTGCACGGGGCAGAGCAGAAGCCCGGCGCGTTCCGCGCGCTGGAGGGCGTCGAGCCGATCGACAAGGTCATCGACATCGACCAGAAGCCCATCGGTCGCACACCGCGCAGCAACCCAGCGACGTACATCAAGGTCTTCGACGAGATCCGCGGCTTCTTCGCCGAGCTGCCCGAGGCCCGCATGCACGGCTTCGAGCCCGGGCGCTTCTCGTTCAACGTGAAGGGCGGGCGCTGCGAGGCCTGCGAAGGCGACGGCGTGCGCCAGATCGAAATGCACTTCCTCGCCGACGTCTACGTGAAGTGCGAGGAGTGCGAGGGCCGGCGCTTCAACGCCGCCACGCTCGCCGTGCGCTACAAAGGCAAGAGCATCGCCGACGTGCTCGAGCTCACCGTCAGCGAGGCCATCGAGCTGTTCGCGGCGCACCCGAAGGTCCGCGAGCCGCTGAAGCTCCTGGCGGAGGTGGGCGTGGACTACCTGCACCTCGGCCAGTCGTCACCCACGCTCTCCGGCGGTGAAGCGCAGCGCATCAAGCTGGCCCGAGAGCTCTCGCGCCGCGCCACCGGCAAGACCGTCTACATCCTGGACGAGCCCACCACGGGCCTGCACTTCGACGACGTGAAGAAGCTGCTCGGCGTGCTCTCGCGCCTGGTCGAGTCGGGCAACACGGTCATCGTCATCGAGCACAACCTGGACGTGATCAAGACCGCCGATCACGTCATCGACCTGGGCCCAGAGGGCGGCCCCGGTGGGGGCAGGCTCATCGCACAAGGGACGCCGGAGCAGGTGGCGAAGGTGAAGGGCTCGGCGACGGGGAGGTATTTGGCGAAGGTGCTGGGCGGGGGGTGA
- a CDS encoding PAS domain S-box protein codes for MDSRNATTRIEELEEQVRRLEARRAELEAQISATRFAEVLLRSILDTVPDFVVKLSPDGIIHFINRVAPGLGVTDVAGESIYSFIAPAYQETARATIERVVKTGQPDSYETVAVGAYEKPARYLTRLAPLKRGDEVESLVMIATDITALMDAQEGLLENREKLELAISASGVGLWSWQREGDALHWDAATCAIFGVDQPPASFGAYLELIHPADRERVEATVGRAVGGGQFDDMEHRLVRPSGEVRWVMCKGRVELDIHGQPARLQGGVLDVTDRHLLQEQLLQAQKMEAVGQLAAGIAHNFNNMLTVMLSSMELAAKKSSGDIETVLRDGQQSALKAAQMVRQLMVFSGRTRDTSRHIEDVGGVVQRTVEMSRTTFGNELTLEVHIEPDLPAVRCDAGQIEQAVLNVLINSRDAFESVEGRSAEIHVAVESSRGDTEGRREVRISIADNGCGMTEEVRRRVFEPFFTTKEPGKGTGLGLATTYAIVREHGGRVEVQSTSGMGTRVHLFLPAEPETRPSRGSALSVPPRSGRGERVLVVDDEPMIRELMTHMLGAAGYLVDTAADGIDAIERVREDIGRYRVVLLDQSMPRLAGRAALRALRGLAPELKIICFSGYPSNLEGADAVLEKPVPEQRLLETLDAVLGR; via the coding sequence GTGGACTCCCGGAACGCGACCACGCGCATCGAAGAGCTCGAGGAGCAGGTGCGCCGCCTGGAGGCACGCCGAGCCGAGCTGGAGGCTCAGATCTCCGCGACGCGCTTCGCCGAGGTCCTCTTGCGCTCGATCCTGGACACCGTCCCCGACTTCGTCGTCAAGCTCAGCCCCGACGGCATCATCCACTTCATCAACCGCGTCGCCCCTGGCCTCGGAGTGACGGATGTCGCCGGCGAGAGCATCTACTCGTTCATCGCCCCGGCCTACCAGGAGACCGCCCGCGCGACCATCGAGCGCGTGGTGAAGACGGGTCAGCCGGACTCCTACGAGACGGTTGCCGTGGGCGCCTACGAGAAACCGGCGCGCTACCTGACGCGCCTCGCCCCGCTCAAGCGCGGTGACGAGGTCGAGTCGCTGGTGATGATCGCCACGGACATCACGGCGCTGATGGACGCGCAGGAGGGGCTGCTCGAAAACCGCGAGAAGCTCGAGCTCGCCATCTCGGCCTCCGGTGTGGGGCTCTGGAGCTGGCAGCGCGAGGGCGACGCCCTGCACTGGGACGCGGCGACCTGCGCCATCTTCGGCGTGGACCAGCCTCCGGCGTCCTTCGGCGCCTACCTCGAGCTGATCCATCCCGCCGACCGCGAGCGGGTCGAGGCGACCGTTGGCCGCGCCGTCGGCGGCGGTCAGTTCGACGACATGGAGCATCGGCTGGTGCGGCCGAGCGGCGAGGTGCGCTGGGTCATGTGCAAGGGCCGCGTGGAGCTCGACATCCACGGCCAGCCGGCGAGGCTCCAAGGCGGCGTGCTCGACGTCACCGACCGGCACCTGTTGCAGGAACAGCTCCTTCAGGCGCAGAAGATGGAGGCGGTCGGCCAGCTCGCCGCAGGCATCGCCCACAACTTCAACAACATGCTGACGGTGATGCTGTCCAGCATGGAGCTCGCGGCCAAGAAGAGCAGCGGAGACATCGAGACCGTGCTGCGCGACGGGCAGCAGTCGGCGCTCAAAGCCGCGCAAATGGTGCGACAGCTCATGGTCTTCTCCGGGCGCACCCGGGACACCAGCCGCCACATCGAGGACGTCGGCGGCGTCGTGCAGCGCACCGTGGAGATGAGCCGCACGACCTTCGGCAACGAGCTCACCCTCGAGGTGCACATCGAGCCGGATCTGCCGGCCGTCCGCTGCGACGCCGGGCAGATCGAGCAGGCAGTGCTCAACGTCCTGATCAACTCGAGGGATGCCTTCGAGTCGGTCGAGGGACGGTCCGCCGAGATCCACGTCGCCGTGGAGAGCTCGCGAGGCGACACTGAAGGCCGGCGTGAGGTGCGCATCTCGATCGCCGACAACGGCTGCGGTATGACGGAAGAGGTTCGGCGCCGGGTGTTCGAGCCGTTCTTCACGACGAAAGAGCCCGGCAAGGGCACGGGTCTCGGCCTCGCCACCACCTACGCCATCGTGCGCGAGCACGGCGGCAGAGTGGAGGTGCAGTCCACCTCTGGCATGGGCACGCGCGTCCACCTGTTCTTGCCCGCCGAGCCGGAGACCAGGCCGAGCCGCGGCTCGGCGCTCAGCGTGCCGCCGCGCAGCGGGCGTGGCGAGCGTGTGCTGGTCGTGGACGACGAGCCCATGATCCGCGAGCTGATGACGCACATGCTGGGCGCCGCGGGGTACCTCGTGGACACGGCGGCCGACGGCATCGACGCCATCGAGCGCGTGCGCGAGGACATCGGTCGCTATCGCGTGGTGCTGCTCGACCAGTCCATGCCGAGGCTCGCGGGCCGCGCTGCGCTGCGGGCGCTCCGGGGGCTCGCCCCCGAGCTCAAGATCATCTGCTTCAGCGGCTACCCGTCGAACCTCGAAGGAGCGGACGCGGTGCTCGAGAAGCCGGTGCCCGAGCAGCGCCTGCTCGAGACCCTCGACGCGGTGCTCGGGCGCTGA
- a CDS encoding phosphoadenylyl-sulfate reductase translates to MAMVDVAALLNAVSGASPGAIVKRALEEHGADVAISFSGAEDVLLIELAKQAELPFRVFSLDTGRLHPETYRFFDQVEKHYGLRIEYCFPEGALIQELVRKRGLFSFYEDGHTECCNLRKVEPLRRQLATLGAWITGQRKDQSPTRADLPVVQTDPTFRGKGGAPLVKYNPLADVTLDYVWASIQGFGVPHNELHARGMVSIGCEPCTRPILPGQHEREGRWWWERASDKECGLHQKKS, encoded by the coding sequence ATGGCCATGGTCGACGTCGCCGCGCTCCTGAACGCCGTTTCCGGTGCCTCGCCGGGGGCCATCGTGAAGCGAGCGCTCGAAGAGCATGGTGCGGACGTCGCCATCAGTTTCAGCGGCGCGGAGGACGTGCTCCTGATCGAGCTCGCCAAGCAGGCGGAGCTCCCGTTCCGGGTGTTCAGCCTGGACACGGGGAGGCTGCACCCGGAGACCTACCGCTTCTTCGACCAAGTCGAGAAGCACTACGGCCTCCGCATCGAGTACTGCTTCCCGGAGGGCGCCCTGATCCAGGAGCTGGTCCGCAAGAGAGGCCTCTTCTCGTTCTACGAGGACGGCCACACCGAGTGCTGCAACCTGCGCAAGGTCGAGCCGCTCCGGCGGCAGCTCGCCACGCTGGGGGCCTGGATCACCGGCCAGCGCAAGGACCAGAGCCCGACCCGCGCCGACCTGCCGGTGGTGCAGACCGATCCGACCTTCCGCGGCAAGGGCGGCGCCCCGCTCGTCAAGTACAACCCCCTCGCGGACGTGACGCTCGACTACGTGTGGGCGAGCATCCAGGGCTTCGGGGTGCCCCACAACGAGCTCCACGCCCGAGGGATGGTGAGCATCGGCTGCGAGCCCTGTACCCGCCCGATCCTGCCCGGCCAGCACGAGCGCGAGGGGCGCTGGTGGTGGGAGCGCGCGAGCGACAAGGAGTGCGGGCTCCACCAGAAGAAGAGCTGA
- a CDS encoding tetratricopeptide repeat protein, with protein sequence MGRRVADRGPEEILSEASPVEPPAAPPALAPEPRPAWWRRAPAWIVRYFREQDPTFWIAFTPALAVSALLFVRSPASNYIFDEQEALLANPYVNGNKIPFWDVWKRDFWGLTPERTIGSYRPIPNIIWRLLWHLSKLPWLHHWVNVVLHAVNGAVLASLCFALTRKRDVSWLVGGAFVASAVITEAVTGVVGIADVLGGLGVLLALAALRLPLWLMPLGVFGAVSLGLFSKESVIVAVPLVAFAALVWAPAFHPGRPWRFARGLGALAAAAGALVAYTYFRRKFFPITLPADLAEPLAATEPFGKRALHGFMRWFQQPRMPKDPINNPLVNADFPHRVAGALRVYFRGLGQVVFPWTLSGDYSFPQEPVPPKVVFPQSVLGGLGMVAPPLAAAVLWLRAWWKERRARREGAELPTAALWPSLLLAVGLMWVPIAYFPHSNIPVLLPTVRAERFWYLPVVGTSLVIGATFALALARPAWRRAVVIFIACFFGFQAVKARWHALDYTSDLTFWRATQRSVPNSAKAHLNYSVMVGAHNGDLPKRLAINSEAKRLAPQWPMAHVYYGDTLCRMNRAEEAWPHYKVGFELGPNDPNLLALGLQCLWDHKAIESRHDELLEMAEAHPGSWLAYFATEIVQRGAEHGGIEKKYRPRGYDEGPKKD encoded by the coding sequence CTGGGGCGACGTGTGGCCGATCGAGGACCCGAAGAAATCCTGAGCGAGGCCTCGCCCGTGGAGCCGCCCGCGGCTCCGCCGGCCCTCGCGCCCGAGCCGCGACCAGCCTGGTGGCGGCGCGCGCCCGCGTGGATCGTTCGCTACTTCCGCGAGCAAGATCCGACCTTCTGGATCGCGTTCACGCCGGCGCTCGCGGTGTCGGCGCTCCTGTTCGTGCGCAGCCCCGCTTCGAACTACATCTTCGACGAACAAGAGGCGCTGCTCGCCAACCCCTACGTCAACGGCAACAAGATCCCGTTCTGGGACGTGTGGAAGCGCGACTTCTGGGGCCTGACGCCGGAGCGCACGATCGGCTCGTATCGACCCATCCCCAACATCATCTGGCGGCTGCTCTGGCACCTGAGCAAGCTGCCGTGGCTGCACCACTGGGTGAACGTGGTCTTGCACGCCGTCAACGGCGCCGTGCTCGCGAGCCTGTGCTTCGCCCTGACGCGCAAGCGCGACGTTTCGTGGCTCGTGGGCGGAGCCTTCGTGGCGAGCGCCGTGATCACCGAGGCGGTGACCGGCGTGGTCGGCATCGCGGACGTGCTCGGGGGTCTCGGTGTGCTGCTCGCGCTCGCCGCGTTGCGCTTGCCGCTCTGGCTGATGCCACTCGGGGTGTTCGGCGCGGTGAGCCTGGGCTTGTTCAGCAAGGAGAGCGTGATCGTCGCGGTGCCGCTGGTCGCGTTCGCAGCGCTGGTCTGGGCGCCGGCGTTCCACCCGGGGCGCCCGTGGCGCTTCGCGCGCGGTCTCGGCGCGCTCGCCGCCGCCGCCGGGGCGCTGGTCGCGTATACCTATTTCCGTCGCAAGTTCTTCCCGATCACCCTGCCGGCGGATCTGGCCGAGCCGTTGGCCGCCACGGAGCCCTTCGGGAAACGCGCGCTCCACGGCTTCATGCGCTGGTTCCAGCAACCGCGCATGCCGAAGGATCCCATCAACAATCCGCTGGTGAACGCCGACTTCCCGCACCGCGTCGCCGGCGCGTTGCGCGTGTACTTCCGCGGGCTCGGGCAGGTCGTCTTCCCTTGGACGCTCTCCGGCGACTACTCGTTCCCGCAGGAGCCGGTGCCGCCCAAGGTGGTGTTTCCCCAGAGCGTGCTGGGAGGGCTCGGGATGGTGGCTCCGCCCCTCGCCGCGGCGGTGCTGTGGCTCCGCGCGTGGTGGAAGGAGCGGCGCGCGCGGCGCGAAGGCGCCGAGCTCCCCACCGCGGCGCTCTGGCCCAGCCTGCTCCTCGCCGTCGGCCTGATGTGGGTGCCGATCGCCTATTTCCCGCACTCCAACATCCCCGTGCTCCTGCCGACGGTGCGCGCGGAGCGCTTCTGGTACTTGCCGGTGGTCGGCACGTCGCTGGTCATCGGCGCGACGTTCGCGCTCGCGCTCGCCCGACCCGCCTGGCGCCGCGCGGTCGTCATCTTCATCGCGTGCTTCTTCGGCTTCCAGGCGGTCAAGGCCCGCTGGCACGCCCTCGACTACACCAGCGATCTGACCTTCTGGCGCGCGACTCAGCGCTCCGTTCCGAACAGCGCCAAGGCGCACCTGAACTACTCCGTCATGGTCGGCGCTCACAATGGTGACTTGCCGAAGCGCCTGGCCATCAACAGCGAGGCCAAGCGCCTGGCTCCGCAGTGGCCGATGGCCCACGTGTACTACGGCGACACGCTGTGCCGGATGAACCGGGCCGAAGAGGCCTGGCCGCACTACAAGGTCGGCTTCGAGCTCGGGCCCAACGATCCGAACCTGCTCGCGCTCGGCTTGCAGTGCCTCTGGGACCACAAGGCGATCGAGAGCCGCCACGACGAGCTGCTGGAAATGGCCGAGGCGCACCCGGGCTCGTGGCTCGCCTACTTCGCCACCGAGATCGTGCAGCGCGGCGCCGAGCACGGCGGCATCGAGAAGAAGTACCGCCCGCGCGGCTACGACGAAGGGCCGAAGAAGGACTGA